Genomic segment of Prionailurus viverrinus isolate Anna chromosome B4, UM_Priviv_1.0, whole genome shotgun sequence:
GGCCCGGACTCTACCAAACGCGCGGCCCGCCTGCTCGCTCCGGGCCCGGCGCTGAGCCGCGCTCCGGCCGCGCCGGCCGCGGCGTCCTCCGTGCCCGGGCCGGCAGCTCCCAACTGGCCGCGGACGGCGGGGGGGAGAAGGAACGTGCGCCCGGTGGCCCGGATTGGCCTCCAGGTCCCCCCGCCTGGGCGGCGGAGTGCGGGCGGCCCGGGCTGGGAGGTTTGAAAAGCGGGCGAGAGACAAAGGCAGCAGGAAGCCTCCTCGGCGCCCGGAGCCCGTGCTCGCAGCCCCCGGGGCCCCCCGGCCCggagcagcagcggcggcggccggCGGCGGCAGTGGCAGGAGGCAGAGGATGCGGCAGGGGGCGTGGGAGCGGCGGCGGAGCGGGCGGAGCGGCGCGGCCCGAGCGCGGCGTGGTTAGACCCgaggcggcggaggcggcggaggcggcggcccGGCCGGGCTCGGGAGTGAGTGAGAGGGCGCCTTCCCCGCCCGGGATGTGAGGACCGAGcggagcccggggcggggggagggaagggaagggaggcgAAGccggcaggaaggaaggaaggacggacggACCAGGAggaggagcggcggcggcggccggagcCGGAAGGCGGGGAGGAGCCGTCCGTTGGGcccgaggcggcggcggcagcggccgGGGCGAACCGCTCTTGTCGCCTCTCGGGGCAGGAGCGGCGGGGCCCGCGCCTCCTCCCCCCGGCGCCgcggaggggggaggaggaagatggagaCCCACATCTCGTGCTTGTTCCCCGAGCTGCTGGCCATGATCTTCGGCTACCTGGACGTCCGGGATAAGGGGCGCGCGGCGCAGGTGTGCACGGCCTGGCGGGACGCCGCCTACCACAAGTCGGTGTGGCGGGGGGTGGAGGCCAAGCTGCACCTGCGCCGGGCCAACCCGTCGCTGTTCCCCAGCCTGCAGGCCCGGGGTATCCGCCGTGTGCAGATCCTGAGCCTCCGCCGCAGCCTCAGCTACGTGATCCAGGGCATGGCCAACATCGAGAGCCTCAACCTAAGCGGCTGCTACAACCTCACTGACAACGGGCTGGGCCACGCGTTTGTGCAGGAGATCGGCTCCCTGCGTGCCCTGAACCTGAGTCTCTGCAAGCAGATCACCGACAGCAGCCTGGGCCGCATAGCCCAGTACCTCAAGGGCCTGGAGGTGCTGGAGCTGGGGGGTTGCAGCAACATCACCAATACCGGCCTCCTGCTCATCGCCTGGGGCCTGCAGCGCCTCAAGAGCCTTAATCTCCGCAGCTGCCGCCACCTCTCGGACGTGGGCATAGGGCACCTGGCCGGCATGACGCGCAGCGCCGCCGAGGGCTGCCTGGGCCTGGAGCAGCTTACGCTGCAGGACTGCCAGAAGCTGACTGACCTTTCTCTAAAGCACATCTCCCGGGGGCTGACGGGCCTGAGGCTCCTCAACCTCAGTTTCTGCGGGGGCATCTCGGACGCGGGCCTCCTGCACCTGTCGCACATGGGCAGCCTACGCAGCCTTAATCTGCGCTCCTGCGACAACATCAGTGACACTGGCATCATGCATCTGGCCATGGGCAGCCTTCGCCTCTCGGGGCTGGATGTGTCGTTCTGTGACAAGGTGGGGGACCAGAGTCTGGCTTacatagctcagggcctggacgGCCTCAAGtccctgtccctctgctcctGCCACATCAGCGACGATGGCATCAACCGCATGGTGCGGCAGATGCATGGGCTGCGCACGCTCAACATCGGACAGTGTGTGCGCATCACAGACAAGGGCCTGGAGCTGATTGCGGAGCACCTGAGCCAGCTCACTGGCATAGACCTGTATGGCTGCACCCGAATCACCAAGCGCGGCCTGGAGCGCATCACGCAGCTGCCCTGCCTCAAGGTACTCAACCTAGGACTCTGGCAGATGACGGACAGTGAGAAGGTCAGGTGAGGGCAGCAGCACCTGCTCCCCTTGTCCCACCCTGTTCATCCTCCGGTCACCaccacacctccctccccccccccccaacacttgACATGCACACTTACACATAGATCATTGTAGTGGATGAGATGGGGGCAGTGACACGAAGCCTCAGGctcattttctccctcctccagcaCCTCGGCCCACTATGCACCCATTCTCATTGCATCTGGGGTTCCTCTGCTACCCCTACCTTAactcccctctctttttccctgagGATAGAGAGATTGAATCAGCTACTTACCCACCCACTCCTCTCGGCAGGGGGATGGAGGACTGTTTGAGCTACTGTATCCCCCACTGCTTTGCATttggaaatgggggagggggtggggagtgactaGTCCTTAAAACCCTGGGGAGTTGAGGAAAATGTCTGCCTTCACTTAAGCTTTCATTTGAATACTGTgatctggtttttattttgaaatgtataaagAGCAAACCCAACTACCACGGCCTTTTCACCCTTCTTCCTTCCACTTTGTAACTAATCCCaggctcttctccttccttctcctacaGTGCTCTGCTATTCACGTTCgtttcctttttattgtctttctttttcttattttcattttttagagaaattCGAAATCacggtcctttttttttttctgctgaatatagtctatatattatatatatataaattatatatatatacatatatatatgtctggCTACCTcgttttagtttacttttttctctgaAGCCCTGGAATTCTACAAGAGAGATATTTTGAGACTGAAACATTTTTGTGCCTAGACTGGAAAGATGCCCATTGGGTTTGTACGTCCATTTTGTTTTGGCTTCTTCCCAAACCCCATCCATCCAGTGTATCCACTTCCACATTCTGGCTAGAATTTTTTCTCCCCGTCCATTGGGATTTGAGGGCCCAATGGTGTCCATAAATCTTGACTTAATTTATAGCACAAATGTGTGGAAGAAATGAGAgttgaacttttgtttgtttgcttgagaCGCAGATTGTGTCTTGAAAATGATTATTATATATGCAAATTCTGCCCTACCCTCACCCTCTTCCAAGTTTCCCCACAAAAAGGTCACACAGTGAGGCTTCCTGTTGgaagcagaggggcagagttGGCCTACGGAGCCCCTGGGGCTGTAACGTGAAGGGGAGGAGACTGAAACTCCTGTCTCATCTCTGTTCTGTTCATAAAATGGGAGTTTGTGGGTTTTACAAAAATCTGTTTCTAAATGGAGGAATAGATGGCTTTCTTTATTTTGGTGGGGGTTGGGACtcgtggctttaaaaaaaaaattgcttttgagTAGGATGTATATTTCTgttggagtttttgtttgtttatttttttagaatccTCCACAGCAACCTGCGAGACCATGGAGTTAAAGAAACCCAGAGACCTTTATCAATTAATTGTACTGTTTGTGAATTTGtataaataataacaaagatCCTCTTAAAACGTTTATATTCTTACAGTAAAAGGTTAAActgatatttatataataaaagaggaaatatgaagtatgtttttgaaaaaaaaaaaacaaaaacaaaaaaaccttgtaTCTGTGAATTATTTTGAAGGCAGTGTGTGTTTGGGCCCACACCAAAGTAGGAGGTGCTGTTTGTGTACTCTAAGAGGAAATAAGGTATAGGGTTTGGTGCATCCTATGTGGTGTGAGTAAGCTCACGGTTAAACATTTATTCTGTGTAAGGTTTACCACTGACACCTAAATGTTTTGTTTCTAGAAATGTGACTGGACTGGAGATTGGTAAAATTCTTGGTTTTAAACTGTCAACaacatggaaattttaaaaagctgaacaaaatggaactttttaaaaacgtGATCTGTAAGAGTCACGGTTTCCCCAGGGTGGAAATGAGATCGAGGGGTCCTGTTGAAAAATGGCTCATGGGATGTggaagtgggggagaaagaggggTTTCTTTCCACTCTGAGTGGGTGTGGGGAGGATGTGAAATGGTGAAGGGTGGAGGGAACTGAAGCCATTGTTCAGAAAGTTAAAAGAGCGCTgtccttgctcgctctctctcttgctcactcatGCATGCTGAATCTCACAGTGTGAGTGAGGGTCCTAgtggagaggaggaaggcagtTCAGCCCCTCTTTTTAACATTCTCCTCCAGGCCTGGCTGTATTTAAGCACTTtcctgggggatggggaggtTGGCCAGGAGTTCTTGCACATTTGCATTTTAAGCACTTCCAGCTCTGAAGCTGGCCACTCGATCCACTGTGGTGAGGGTTCTTAGAATTCTTCAGTGCAGATAAATGAATACCAACAATTCTAGCAAAGAGTTCCCTTTGGTAGACATTAACTAAATAATCGACACCCTGTGGAAGTGGAAGGGTATAAGTGCTCAAACAGTGGAGCAGTGCATATTCCTGGTTTCACATAGGTCTTGttgtttctgagattttttttaaaccaaaaatacTGATCCCAGCAAGAGCTAGTAAGAGTGGTATAAAACTTTCCTGCAAAGACACCTctttccaggaagagagctaGAACCCAAGTTTCTCTCGGGGTAAGGTTGTTTTGTAAAATTTCCAAGCTTTCTGCTGGAGCCTATCACAAAAGCTGCATTGTTCCTTTTTGGAGAGCTATCACAATTGGGTCTAATTGAGCCTGACACTAGatccatcttccttttctttggggaAGGTATGgatctctttcttccctcttaggTTGCAAGTGCTTatggcccggggcgggggggggggggggggtgtgatgTGTGAACCCTAATAAGAAGTCTGGACTTGGAATTAGGGTCAGCTTTCTGATTTGGCACTATAATGCATGAAGGTTCCATAAGCTCTAAGTTCTTAGAGGATCTTTCTTTCTCCCAGACTGCATGACTGTACAGATTCAGTCCATCAAAATTTGAGCACCTCCTAAGTCTTAGACTCTGTGCTCACATTCTTCATTTTAATACACAGTCCTACCAACTAACAGGAAGTTTTCCacttttctgtttggttttgttttttacttgcaAGGCTAAATAAATATAAGCCTGATTAAAGGTCGGTGAATGAATGTTTGAAAGTTAAGATCATGGGCCTACTGTCCTCATGCTGAACTGGGTATGCTTAATATATCTGGAGTGTCTCTGGAAACGATGAATAAACCATTTACTTTCATCAGTCAAGGTTAACTGTTTATCTCTCAACCTTCATGGgtagaaagaaatgaatatgtGTTGAGAACCTATGGTATGCTTTGCATGGTACCTGAATATTTCTCCTTTAGGCTTCAAAGCAACCTGTTGAAACAGGTATCCTTATTTCCAGATAAGGCATACTACTTGCCTTAAGTCACCCAGCCACTAATTGAGGGGAACCAGGACTCAAACCAAGTCCAGTTCCAAAGTCCAGCTCCCTTCCGTACCTAAGAAGGTTTAGTTACTAATCGTACCTTGGTTTCCAGTAAGGTGACCTCACAGAAATGAGTGGCAACTGATTGATCACAGCGTGGACAAGCTCATGCCACAGGGCACTAAAAGGGAATATGGGTGGATCTGATCTCCGCCATACCTACAGGAATTAGaagcactaaagaaaataagatgttttGTGGGCGCTACAAAAGTTAAAAAGCACTTCAGGGCAACTTTTAGAATAACAGGAAAACCTGGTTCAGGTATTTGCTGAAACTTCAGAAGTGAAAAACCAAAACAGGACCTTAGTGTAAACTTTATCATCTAGAAGTAATAAACCTCATAGAAACTGGGTAGTGGTGAGGACAGGGCTCCACATACCTttcttttctgagcctcattGGGCAATAGCCCTTGAAGTCTGTCTGGAAAAGATTATCAGTGCAACCTCACTGGGGTCCAGACAGTTTCTGCAGCCCCATAAGGACCATGCTAGGCCTCTAGCTAGAAGTGCTGGGCATTGTTGCATGATGCTCCCTGCTGTGGACTCCCTCCTGTGGGATTCCTCAGTCCTAAAGTGGGGGAGccccccctgccccacacctgATTTACCCCACATTTGGCAACAGAGACAGGGATGCTTGCCTAACTTACAGCCTGTCTTTAAATAGTTTAGAAAATTCAAACTGATCATATTCTTTCCTGATTCAAATCAACAAAGATCTGAAAaagcaaatgtttcttttattggaGTTTCCTTTTAAAGGTAAggacttttctctttaaaaaggaCACTTGATATGGAAACTGAAGTATGGCCTGTTCCCTAATTCCTGGTGCTTTCCTGCAGCAGTTACTAGATAGACGCCGGTCTCAGAATCAGTAAAACCTTTTTTACTTTTGACTTAGAAAATGTGAACTCAAGTTTTCAAAGGGGAAAGGTATGGCCCCCAGAGACCACTGTGTTTTCAAGGAATAAGAACCTCTTGATTAAAAGATCAgatttgtaaaacaaaaccaagaccTCATGCAGCCTCTGACAACTGTCTTTTGCCAGTCCCCGGAAAGGGGGAGCCCCTGGCCTCTGCTCTCAGCTGCCCTGCTAGAGAAAGGGAGGCTACAGTAAGTCATGTATCAGTCGCCCTCTCTGGTGCCCTTCTCTTCCCTGCATCTCACATCAGTCCCTTTTAAGTTCATTCTATCCACTTAGTAGAGGGCAAGGCCTAAACTCTGTATGCCTCTGAACTCCTatggaggcaggggtgaggcttTCTGTTGAGATAATGTGGAGCACAGGATTAGAAACTGGAAAGCTATGGTCAAACACAGGCCTATGCTTGGGTCACATATCTTGTTTTTGTTCCAATATGATGTAgcaagttaaaatattttgaaaagtggtATCAAACAGATAAGACATTCATATTTGGGTCACTGGCAACTACTAGTTTAGAACTTAGCAAAGGTAAGTGCACAGCTGGAAAGAGCATGTACTTTCAGGTCTTGCATAGAAAACAAGTATTTCTAGACAATGATAAATTTAAATGTCCACAAATGATCAGTTtcagtcttttcctcttttccagggATTGCTCTGATTTTGCCTGGTGGAGTTGCCTGTACCAACCCAGAACATTTGGTACTATGTAAAGTCAAGTCTTCCTGTTAAGGTGGAAGAGAAAGTAAGCTTGAGATCTTAACTGCAGCACTAGTGTGGGGGTATGTTGAGCATCcccacaaataaaacaaaacagaagtggaATTCCTCTGCTTGCTGTTTGTTAACCCAGAAAATTGcacattcttttcttaaaaaaagacttctgtttttattatctcATTGTGCTTAGACTATAATTGTGTAAAACACAAATGACACATATCCTTGTAAGTTCACTTTTATTTGTGATGGTGGAAAATAGTGTCAGTtgcaaagaaaagaatgaggtctTCTGCAGCAGCAAAGAAACTTAAGGGGGGACAGTGTTAGGGATGTGAATGCAACCTGCTGGAAGAATTTAGTCATGACACAGTGTTCACTTTCTGTCTCAAATGTTTGTTTTCACAAATCTGGTTGATACTGCacacttaattttataaatggggaGAGAGGCTTGACAAAGGTAAGGTTTTGCCACGGTGATATGAGGAGTACTTATCAGAACCGACTGCTGCAGACTTGACTGACCACCTCAGAGGGTGATAAGCATGCCGGTAAGCTCTTTGATCTTTCCCTGAGGTATTGTAAAGGGCCACCCTAACCCCTGGCTTCAGAAAGGTGCTAAACCAGGGCCTGTTTTCATTGGGagtaaggaaaaaacaaaaacaaaaacaaaccccaccAACTGCTGAAAGTTACTactatttaatatgtattattacATTGTGCAAACTTAGATATGTCTTGTCAGCATCATATATAGAGTTATTTGAGAAGCTGGAAAACTAGTGCAAGTTGGTAAATGGGCTCTAGGGTACTGAAGTAGCTAGTAGTGTTAAATCTGTCCCCTGTTGTCCTCAGAAGAATTGAGCCAGTTTCCAGAACACTGCTTTGTCACAAATAGTGATGCGAAGTACGAATGCTGTAAGTCTGTGCTGGTGTTAAGAGTTCGCACATGTTCAGCACACTACAATGCCTGTCACACAATCCTTATAAAGTAGAATCAAGTTGCAGGATCACCAGCTATTTCCTCTTCATTCAAAGGTAAAAAGGCTTGACTTACCAGATGTTTTAGTTACAAGTCCCTCTTGTCCAGAAAGAGTACAAGGGTCTAATTTGTTAATATCAGGCACTCTGTTATGTTTATTGCTCCTCAGTTTATGTAATCCACACTCCAGAAGGACGGGGCCTCACACACAGCTGTCTGTCAGTAATTACTACTCATATCATGGATTCGAGTCACTGGACCTGGCCTGTGGGAAAATCATTCTTTGAGACCAGATTAACTTGTTATAAATAGCAAGGGATAACTCAGCATGGCTTGCAAGTActattttcctcatctgaaaagaatatgaaaatatttgcaaacatccATAATAATATTTCTCCTTAGGAAATCCTTACCCTAAACTGGCATTTTAATGCACACATTTGTGTGCTACCATTTGCTTTTTGAGAAATGGTCTCTAAATAGGGAGGAACCAAAAGAATTAGTCATAATATTCCTAGACTCTTTAGTAAAATCTCTGAGGCTAAaagtggacagatggatgaaatAAGGGAGGAATTAACAACAGTTATGCCTCTCAAATTCTTACTGTTCTTAGATGGAAGGCAACTAATTTGCACCTTCCATTATACTTCAGTGTTTTAAACCTTAGCTTCATAGCTCAAAAGCTCACTACTGTgaaccaaaaaaacaacaaaaaagaggacCAGACCAGTAGGTGTGTCCAAAGGAAAcaacatggaaatgaaaaaattaaactgataaTTTCTAGCTCTTCTAGTTCATTCCAAATGCACACAATTTCGAGAGTTTCAGGAATACTCTGTAAAAATGGTCTGACCAGATTCTCTGATGTAAGCTTTATCAGGCTCACAGCTTGCTGCTGCAGGAAGCAGACAAGGTCTCCTCATTCTGTGAATCTGGAATAGATGACTGGCTCTTCCAGCCCTAGCTGACGTCTGTGCACTTTAGCCAGATGCCCTGCCATTGTACTCAGAGTCAACTGGCGACAATTAGAGCAGCATGGCCCAAAGGAAGACAGCTGCCCTATCTTCTTCCCACACATGAAGGTCTAAATTTCAGTGGACTCACAAGAGGAGCCGCAGAAATTCACTTGAGTAAGTACGACACAGGATTTAGCAGCAAACAGCCTCATTACTACTTAgtttagaaacaaaaattgagtcggtagagcatgcaactcttgatcttggggttttaagttcaagccccatgttgagtatagagattacttaaaaataaaatctttttaaaaaattgaaaaaatgcatatatgCGAGTTAGAAGACAGAAGTCAAGCACTACATTTTACTGAAAGGCAGGGGTGGAAAATAAATGTTGACTTCTTCTACATTGCTCCTTGACCTTTCCCCTCCCCGCAAAAAACAAGAAACCTTTCCCTCTCACCCAAGACTGATCCTCCCCACTGTGACGCAGCTATGAATCAGGTTTACACCAGTATCAGAGGTAGCTGGGAGTCCaaccttgtatttttctttcccgCTAGTCTACTAAGATGATTTTAAGATCCACTATAAGGCAGAAAAATAGAGCATAGTTACTACAAATGAATGGAAATTTGTTTTCCAATGTGGAAGATGGAAAGTAGAAAGAGGAAACGTATTTATCCACAAAGCCTGCAAGCCCTATGTTTTGTCAGCAGGCGGCAGCATTGTCTGCGAATTGGAGGTTATTTCCAGTGGGGCGCCCAAACCTTCCCCCTCAGACAAATGCCCTCCagtcaccacccccaccccatcttcccCCCAACCCAAAGAATTTCCCCAGGGTCTAAGAGCTGACAAAGGAGGGATTATTaccaaaaagatgaaattaaattttaaaacatcagtgAAGCTCTTCAAAGGAGCCCAGGTGTACAGCACTTTGTTCTCTGAGCAAGGTAACAGATGTGACCTCAGAAAGGTTCCCTGATTTAGCTCACAGTGCTCTGCTTTTGGAGGCCGTGGGAATCAAACatcaatttctaatttttcttaaagacCATCTTGTACAAATCTGGTTAGATTGTCATATTTGGGAAGTTTGGGAGAACAAATGGGCTGAAATTTTAGTCATACAtggagagaggtttttttttttaatttttaaaaatgtttttatttttatttttgagacagagagagagcatgagcaggggaggggcagagagagagggagacacagaatccgaagcaggctccaggctcccagctgtcagcacagaccccgacgcagggctcgaactcatagactgtgagatcatgacctgagctgaagtcgaacgcccaaccgactgagagaGGTGCCCCCGTGGAGAGAGTTTTAACAGCAAGAGTAGAAGTTCTGGCTTtttttatggcaaaaaaaaaaaaaaaaaagcgcataTCATCTGTAATGAAAAATTCTAGAGAGcctttgaggaaaaacaaaagtatttttaaaattttaggagtgtctatttttattacaaaatgagCATCTTTATTACAGATGAAGACGTTTTCATAAAATCTAAAGGAGTCTATGACATTGAAAATGTTTAAGAGCCTGATAAAGGTGTGAGGTTGCTCACATATCTAAATTCTTCCTATGGAAAACAGACATTAGGAAAAGGtaggagaaattaaaacaaaaagaaaagaacttctaAGCCAAGTTGGCCAGATTCCATAAGCCACACAATAAGGGGCAGGCTGAGGGCTGGAGAGGCCTGAGGGCTCTTGCTGTCCAGGTGCTCCGTAGTCTGGCCTCAGGGAATCAAAGCGTGGATCTGAAGAGCAGTTGGTGCAAACATGGAATGAAAATGTGGAAGGTGGAAGGTGGATATCCCCCATGGCTACTTCTACCAAGCTGCATTCACTGTGGAGGGCACAGCTTTATTAGCTAATACAGAGGATAGTTTgggttggagaaagagagaaaaggaaaaacttctgGAACTCAGGGCCCAGCCACGAAGCAAATTAGCAATCCCGGCATCATCCACGAATGTCTTACAAAAGCAGAAAATCTCCCCAGACAGCTCTACGGACATTGTAGCTGAAATATGCCATTGTTAGTGACCATGCCAAACACAGCCTGAGGGACAGCAGCGCAAATAAAGAAAAGAGGTGGTAGCAAGGCCGGGGAGCCTGCATCCCTCCACATGAGGCTGAGGACAAGACAACACGGGGCAGGCTGAGGAGCCAGAATAACCAAGAGCGATTGCAATGAAATTAAGTGAGGGAAAGCACAGACTATTTAAAGACTCGCAGTTTCTCAGGACGGTCGTTGGAAGGAACTAGCAGGGTTGCTCTTTGATTCACAGCCTCCAAGAATAGCTCTCCTGGGCTAGCCACATCTTCAAGAAGACAGGCCCTCTTGCTTTGTGTGAATCCGACTTGAGACAAACATTCCGGCTACCAGGCCACCAGGCTGGCCTGAGGTGAGCCCGAGGCTGAGGATGTGCATGGAAGGTGACGGTCCTGTGCACCTGCCAGCATCCTGCTCCGACACAggggccaccccaccccccacagccgTCAGCGTCTGCGGTCAGGAGAGCGGTATGTTCTATCCTGCATCCTGGTTGTACAGGGAAAGCAAGCTAGGGAGACAGTGTACAcggggagaaacagaaaacaggcgTTTCCAGGGCCACTGGCGAGTGACATCCCTCACACGGGCTCTGCAGGCAGCGGTTGGCTCCAGTGGCCTGAACGCTGCCTACCAGCTGCCTACCAGCTCCACGCGGCTCAGCTTTGCATGCTCCGTTTCAGCAAAGAAGGTATTGTGACAACTCTAGTAACCCAAGAAGACAATTTCAGGTAACTCCGCAAGCCCTGACCCAAGAGGGCTGCCAGTCCACACAGCCAGACTACTTATTTGCACACAGGGCAGTCACTGCCGCTGCTCTCCTAACCTTCTTCTGTCCCCTCTGTTGCTGCCCCACAGAAATAAAGGTGTCTACACACACATCCACGTCCTTAATTTAAAgtgatccaggggcgcctgggtggctcagtcggttaagcatccgacttcagctctgtgGGTGATCTTgccctctgtgagttcgagccccgcatcaggctctgggctgacagctcagagcctggagctgcttccgattctgtgtctccctctctctctgcccctcccccgttcatgctctgtctctgtctcaaaaataaataaacatttaaaaaaaaatttaaagtgatcCAGCACAGCCCCTTCCAGGCTCCTTGAGTTCTGGTTGCCCCATCTACAGAGAGTGTAAAGAGGGGCCCAGAgagtggtgtatgtgtgtgtgttgtggggggagGGTTCCAGGTGACATAGAGGCACATAACCTACAATGAAGCACGTCTGGGGCCTCTCATATACCACCCAGCAGGTACCCTGCATTTTCTTGCAATCCTCCTTCATTTGGGTTGCCTCGCACTTGATGCCCTGGAGGTAAAGCCCCATGGACCATTCCTGAGCCCGGCAGCTCCCACTCCTGTGCCCACTCCTGCCTCTACACCTGCCAGGGAATTGCAGAGAAACCACAGCACTTGTGCGCAGGGCTGCAGACAccttcccacccctccaccaGTGCCCAGAACAAGCCTGCTAATGCTAATCTACCCCCTCACTTGCAGCTCAACAGCTTTTCTCCTTTAAGCCCCTGATAATGGTTTTACTAAAATCCCCTTTTGATGGAAAAAAATCCCAGCTGGACATTTCAGGCCTCAGCACAATGTACAAGGCCGCGGGTCCCTTTCCCGACCTCACAAAGGCCTCTAATCAAGTGGAAAATGTGCTAGAGGCCAGAGGTTTGGGtctgcaattattttttaagggaTTACTAGAGAAGAATAGGGGGCAGCAAAGgactcccccccccactttgttttccatttgttccttCTCTTAGACATATTGAACCAGTACAGCCGTCCAGTTCCCCAAGCCCAAGAGCCCCATGCCTCCCTTCCCTGGTGGAAGGGTGTCATCTCTGAACGCCATCACTTCAAAAAGATTTAGAGGGTTTGGAAGCAATACACAGGTCCTATTCTGACCCCATTTAAGCCCTTATTTATAAAACCACCATAGAACAGGATCTCATGGGTGAGGAGAGCACTCATTCATTAACCTCTAACCCCCACTCTGTATGCAGAGGGGAGAGTTCACACCATGTCCATACACTGCTAAGATTGGGAGCATTCACTAGGGCTTCCCAGGCTTTGGAGGGCAAGAGGTCATGTTCCCAATCTTGCCAGATATCCTTCTTCTTATTTATATACATTGACCCTTCCCCTCAACACAGAGCAAATATCCATGAAAGTCCTAATGCAAAACatagatgaaaatataaaacccCAACCATTCTTATTagcctattttaaaaagtacactatGGAAGACAGTTTTCTTCTCTCTATATTTTCATGCTACATAAATGCTCATTAAGGGCTAACTGAGAAATGAACATTTCAGGTTGGTCCTAAATTCACATCATTCTATTTCAGCACAGAGAGACTGCTGCTCATCCTTCTAAACCTAGCTGGTGAGTGATGTATGCAAATACCCAGTAAAAAGGAAATGATCACAATCCCTAAACTCATTCTGGGATGATCAAGGATTAGGCTGGTCAGCTCTGAAAGTTAGAAGTCAGCATATGTTGCAAAATAAATACCAGGCTGAGTGATAATTTTCAGGTCCTTTCTTCAAAGTCCCTAAAA
This window contains:
- the FBXL14 gene encoding F-box/LRR-repeat protein 14 isoform X5, with product MANIESLNLSGCYNLTDNGLGHAFVQEIGSLRALNLSLCKQITDSSLGRIAQYLKGLEVLELGGCSNITNTGLLLIAWGLQRLKSLNLRSCRHLSDVGIGHLAGMTRSAAEGCLGLEQLTLQDCQKLTDLSLKHISRGLTGLRLLNLSFCGGISDAGLLHLSHMGSLRSLNLRSCDNISDTGIMHLAMGSLRLSGLDVSFCDKVGDQSLAYIAQGLDGLKSLSLCSCHISDDGINRMVRQMHGLRTLNIGQCVRITDKGLELIAEHLSQLTGIDLYGCTRITKRGLERITQLPCLKVLNLGLWQMTDSEKVRILHSNLRDHGVKETQRPLSINCTVCEFV